From the Microbacterium thalassium genome, one window contains:
- a CDS encoding Ppx/GppA phosphatase family protein — MRLGVLDIGSNTVHLLIANARPGGRPLATTSNRTVLRLMRYVGSDGSISEEGIVALEDAVRQARKTAADEQVDELLATATSAVREATNGEVVIARIEAALGQPLQVLGGEAEARYTFLAIRRWFGWSAGQILMFDIGGGSLEIAAGGDELPDAAESVPLGAGRMTIEFLPDDPPTEDEIDALKSHAMKVLKPVAERFGELDRPDHVVGSSKAIRSLAKLAGYPVPGWSGIERMVLPRQALKSWIPRLARIPAEARQELPGITADRTFQIVAGAVVLERAMKAMDIDELEVSPWALREGVMLRYIESMAWG, encoded by the coding sequence GTGCGTCTGGGAGTCCTCGACATCGGCTCGAACACCGTCCACCTGCTCATCGCGAACGCGCGGCCCGGGGGTCGGCCCCTCGCGACCACCAGCAACCGGACCGTCCTGCGCCTCATGCGATATGTCGGCTCCGACGGGTCCATCAGCGAAGAGGGCATCGTCGCGCTCGAAGACGCCGTGCGGCAGGCCCGCAAGACGGCCGCCGACGAGCAGGTCGACGAGCTCCTCGCGACCGCGACGTCCGCGGTGCGCGAGGCGACGAACGGCGAAGTGGTCATCGCGCGCATCGAGGCCGCTCTCGGCCAGCCGCTGCAGGTGCTCGGCGGCGAGGCCGAGGCGCGCTACACCTTCCTCGCGATCCGGCGCTGGTTCGGCTGGTCGGCCGGTCAGATCCTGATGTTCGACATCGGCGGAGGATCGCTCGAGATCGCGGCGGGCGGCGACGAACTGCCGGATGCCGCCGAGTCGGTGCCGCTGGGCGCGGGGCGCATGACGATCGAGTTCCTGCCCGACGACCCGCCGACCGAGGACGAGATCGACGCCCTCAAGAGCCACGCCATGAAGGTGCTCAAGCCGGTCGCCGAGCGGTTCGGCGAGCTCGACCGCCCCGATCACGTGGTGGGATCGTCGAAGGCGATCCGCTCCCTCGCGAAGCTCGCCGGCTATCCCGTGCCGGGCTGGTCGGGCATCGAGCGGATGGTGCTGCCGCGCCAAGCGCTGAAGTCGTGGATCCCCCGACTGGCGCGCATTCCCGCCGAGGCCCGGCAGGAGCTGCCCGGCATCACCGCCGACCGGACGTTCCAGATCGTCGCCGGCGCGGTCGTGCTCGAGCGGGCGATGAAGGCGATGGACATCGACGAGCTCGAGGTGTCGCCGTGGGCTCTGCGCGAGGGCGTCATGCTGCGCTACATCGAGTCCATGGCGTGGGGCTGA
- a CDS encoding YdcF family protein: MPRTRRRRIAIAVVSACLGLAALVVIAGLPLYVFPPPAEIERSDLVQVLGPALDDRIEMAEQLVADGYADRILVSVPPEGEPASDPEWCNDPLFTCQVPDPYTTDGETVMLERFAREHGVTSTIVLTETGHVARARYIYSTCYPGDATVVEVPADRTAQWLVWTYAYQTGAFVKAFLTGCAPTPDP, encoded by the coding sequence GTGCCCCGCACCCGACGCCGCCGCATCGCGATCGCCGTCGTCTCGGCGTGCCTCGGCCTCGCGGCGCTCGTGGTGATCGCCGGCCTGCCCCTTTACGTCTTCCCCCCGCCCGCCGAGATCGAGCGCTCCGATCTCGTCCAGGTCCTGGGCCCCGCCCTGGACGACCGCATCGAGATGGCCGAGCAGCTCGTCGCGGACGGCTATGCCGACCGCATCCTGGTGTCGGTGCCCCCCGAGGGCGAGCCGGCCTCCGACCCCGAATGGTGCAACGACCCCCTGTTCACGTGCCAGGTCCCCGACCCGTACACGACGGACGGCGAGACCGTCATGCTCGAGCGGTTCGCGCGCGAACACGGGGTCACGAGCACGATCGTGCTGACCGAGACGGGACACGTCGCGCGCGCCCGGTACATCTACTCCACGTGCTACCCGGGCGATGCGACGGTGGTCGAAGTCCCCGCGGACCGCACGGCGCAGTGGCTGGTGTGGACCTACGCGTATCAGACCGGCGCGTTCGTCAAGGCGTTCCTCACCGGGTGCGCGCCCACACCGGACCCGTGA
- the coaA gene encoding type I pantothenate kinase: MAAEDTTVAAPALSLYREIDRAEWARLAAGMAQPLTETEIIQIRGIGDRLDIAEVSQVYLPLSRLLSLYAESTKRLGDDTSDFLGDTEAPTPFVVGVAGSVAVGKSTIARLLRELMSRWPGTPRVELVTTDGFLYPNAELERRGLMTRKGFPESYDRRALVEFLTEVKSGHPEVRAPFYSHMRYDIVPDAHVTVRRPDVVIVEGLNVLQPPPAPNDVAVSDLFDFSIYVDADADHITQWFVERFLALRRGAFTNPNSFFNVYAQLTDDEAVERALGFWNDINLPNLRENVLPTRHRANLVLQKAADHTVERVLLRKL; the protein is encoded by the coding sequence ATGGCCGCCGAAGACACGACCGTCGCAGCCCCCGCGCTCTCGCTCTACCGCGAGATCGACCGCGCGGAGTGGGCGCGCCTGGCCGCGGGCATGGCGCAGCCGCTGACCGAGACCGAGATCATTCAGATCCGCGGCATCGGCGACCGCCTGGACATCGCCGAGGTGAGCCAGGTCTACCTGCCGCTGTCGCGGCTGCTGTCGCTGTACGCCGAGTCCACCAAGCGGCTCGGCGACGACACCAGCGACTTCCTCGGCGACACCGAGGCCCCGACGCCGTTCGTCGTGGGCGTCGCCGGCTCCGTCGCCGTGGGCAAGTCCACCATCGCGCGTCTGCTGCGCGAGCTCATGAGCCGCTGGCCCGGCACGCCGCGCGTCGAGCTGGTCACCACCGACGGGTTCCTCTACCCGAACGCCGAGCTCGAGCGCCGCGGGCTGATGACGCGCAAGGGCTTCCCCGAGTCGTACGACCGCCGCGCACTCGTGGAGTTCCTCACCGAGGTCAAGAGCGGTCACCCCGAGGTGCGCGCGCCGTTCTACTCGCACATGCGGTACGACATCGTGCCCGACGCGCACGTCACGGTGCGCCGCCCCGACGTCGTCATCGTCGAGGGGCTGAACGTGCTGCAGCCGCCGCCGGCCCCCAACGACGTCGCCGTCAGCGACCTGTTCGACTTCTCGATCTACGTCGACGCCGACGCCGACCACATCACGCAGTGGTTCGTCGAGCGCTTCCTGGCGCTGCGTCGCGGAGCGTTCACGAACCCGAACTCGTTCTTCAACGTCTACGCGCAGCTGACCGACGACGAGGCCGTCGAGCGGGCCCTCGGGTTCTGGAACGACATCAACCTGCCGAACCTGCGCGAGAACGTCCTGCCCACGCGCCACCGCGCGAACCTGGTGCTCCAGAAGGCCGCCGACCACACCGTGGAGCGCGTGCTGCTGCGCAAGCTCTGA